One genomic region from Magallana gigas chromosome 3, xbMagGiga1.1, whole genome shotgun sequence encodes:
- the LOC105321518 gene encoding uncharacterized protein isoform X2 — MAENVIVVRPFKIMGEVFSGVAGVFLIIASVGQDWVEVQFFRTTHVITWGLWDICVGGLCLPDSGWLEICRGLILLAVLLSLGAFLCGLVGLCIHSHCSKRAWFILAGALMSLVGAKRLMQHGR, encoded by the exons ATGGCTGAAAATGTTATTGTAGTTCGGCCTTTTAAG ATCATGGGGGAGGTATTCAGTGGTGTGGCTGGAGTTTTTCTGATCATCGCCTCGGTTGGACAGGACTGGGTGGAAGTGCAGTTTTTCCGCACAACTCATGTGATCACTTGGGGATTATGGGACATCTGTGTTGGTGGACTTTGCCTCCCAGATAGCG GTTGGCTGGAGATTTGTCGGGGCCTCATCCTGTTGGCAGTCCTCCTCTCCCTGGGAGCGTTCCTCTGTGGACTGGTGGGCCTGTGTATCCACTCCCACTGCAGTAAGAGGGCCTGGTTCATCCTAGCAGGTGCCCTCATGTCTCTCGTGG GAGCTAAAAGACTTATGCAGCATGGAAGATAG
- the LOC105321518 gene encoding uncharacterized protein isoform X3, with amino-acid sequence MAENVIVVRPFKIMGEVFSGVAGVFLIIASVGQDWVEVQFFRTTHVITWGLWDICVGGLCLPDSGWLEICRGLILLAVLLSLGAFLCGLVGLCIHSHCSKRAWFILAGALMSLVAHLSQELMA; translated from the exons ATGGCTGAAAATGTTATTGTAGTTCGGCCTTTTAAG ATCATGGGGGAGGTATTCAGTGGTGTGGCTGGAGTTTTTCTGATCATCGCCTCGGTTGGACAGGACTGGGTGGAAGTGCAGTTTTTCCGCACAACTCATGTGATCACTTGGGGATTATGGGACATCTGTGTTGGTGGACTTTGCCTCCCAGATAGCG GTTGGCTGGAGATTTGTCGGGGCCTCATCCTGTTGGCAGTCCTCCTCTCCCTGGGAGCGTTCCTCTGTGGACTGGTGGGCCTGTGTATCCACTCCCACTGCAGTAAGAGGGCCTGGTTCATCCTAGCAGGTGCCCTCATGTCTCTCGTGG ctcacctgagccaggAGCTGATGGCGTGA
- the LOC105321517 gene encoding 3 beta-hydroxysteroid dehydrogenase/Delta 5-->4-isomerase type 3, giving the protein MCTVTVTGGAGFLGQHVIQHLQLSAPWVTEIRVFDLIPFSRSLDYTPRLDVITYTGNLGDTESLRKAFHNASAVLHLASAIDARFQPDKKLLQEVNVKGTANVIAACVEEDVPSLIYCSSIGTVQGYFNCQGGSETDLKDVRPLLFRDYGGTKRVAEQQVLKADQTPLANGKKLRTVSLLPPTMYGEGDKLIAMMLQYAEDNNGSFIRMGNGENLEAYAYAGNVAWGFVCCLKTMYNNPSFGNERMFIMDDTPPQSIQALSRPYLESRGFQMTSYYVPLSIVFCICFLVETVCLLISPFKRFSFPLSLSGIIFSTRKFYVRYDKAKTLIGYVPPFSVEGARERSLPYYNNVKLRKN; this is encoded by the exons ATGTGTACAGTGACGGTGACTGGGGGCGCTGGGTTTCTGGGTCAGCACGTCATCCAGCATCTTCAGCTGAGCGCCCCCTGGGTGACAGAAATTAGAGTGTTTGACCTGATTCCATTCAGCAGATCTCTTg ATTACACACCAAGGCTCGATGTAATAACTTACACGGGGAACCTAGGAGATACTGAATCTCTGAGAAAGGCTTTTCATAATGCCTCCGCTGTGCTTCACTTGGCTTCAGCAATAGATGCGAGATTTCAGCCGGACAAGAAGCTCCTACAGGAAGTGAATGTGAAGG GCACAGCTAATGTGATAGCGGCGTGTGTGGAGGAGGACGTGCCCAGTCTGATCTACTGCTCGTCAATCGGCACTGTACAGGGATACTTTAACTGCCAGGGAGGCAGTGAAACAGATCTCAAAGATGTCCGTCCACTTCTGTTCAGGGATTATGGGGGAACGAAGCGAGTGGCTGAACAGCAGGTTCTGAAGGCTGATCAAACTCCATTAGCAAATG GCAAGAAATTAAGAACGGTGTCATTGTTACCACCTACAATGTATGGAGAAGGGGACAAACTGATCGCCATGATGTTACAATACGCTGAGGATAACAATGGCAGCTTTATAAGAATGGGTAATGGAGAGAATCTTGAGGCCTATGCTTATGCTGGCAATGTTGCCTGGGGCTTTGTATGTTGTCTGAAGACCATGTACAACAATCCAAGCTTTGGAAATGAGAGAATGTTCATCATGGATGACACGCCCCCCCAGTCTATTCAGGCCCTCAGTCGACCATATCTAGAGAGCAGGGGGTTCCAGATGACCTCCTATTATGTGCCTCTGTCCATCGTGTTTTGTATCTGTTTCCTGGTAGAAACAGTTTGTCTTTTAATATCACCATTTAAACGATTTTCTTTTCCTCTCAGTTTATCAGGAATTATTTTCTCCACAAGGAAATTTTACGTGCGATATGATAAGGCCAAGACCCTGATTGGTTACGTCCCTCCTTTCTCTGTAGAGGGCGCCAGAGAGAGATCCTTGCCTTATTATAACAACGTGAAGTTGAGGAAGAATTGA
- the LOC105321518 gene encoding p53 apoptosis effector related to PMP-22 isoform X1: MAENVIVVRPFKIMGEVFSGVAGVFLIIASVGQDWVEVQFFRTTHVITWGLWDICVGGLCLPDSGWLEICRGLILLAVLLSLGAFLCGLVGLCIHSHCSKRAWFILAGALMSLVALLDLLTLILYPAMFNSDIVHLQTDSHWMYTLKTWNFDWTYGFGWGAFIFTVGASLFFILPLDDKKTISKPFRAINHR; this comes from the exons ATGGCTGAAAATGTTATTGTAGTTCGGCCTTTTAAG ATCATGGGGGAGGTATTCAGTGGTGTGGCTGGAGTTTTTCTGATCATCGCCTCGGTTGGACAGGACTGGGTGGAAGTGCAGTTTTTCCGCACAACTCATGTGATCACTTGGGGATTATGGGACATCTGTGTTGGTGGACTTTGCCTCCCAGATAGCG GTTGGCTGGAGATTTGTCGGGGCCTCATCCTGTTGGCAGTCCTCCTCTCCCTGGGAGCGTTCCTCTGTGGACTGGTGGGCCTGTGTATCCACTCCCACTGCAGTAAGAGGGCCTGGTTCATCCTAGCAGGTGCCCTCATGTCTCTCGTGG CTCTGCTGGACCTACTAACCCTGATTCTGTACCCAGCCATGTTCAACTCGGACATTGTCCACTTACAAACAGACAGCCACTGGATGTACACCCTCAAAACCTGGAACTTTGATTGGACCTACGGCTTCGGCTGGGGTGCTTTCATATTTACTGTGGGTGCTTCCTTGTTCTTTATTCTACCTTTAGATGACAAAAAGACTATTTCTAAGCCATTCAGAGCAATCAATCATCGCTAG